The genomic interval CCTGCATCAGAATACTGCCAGAGGCTCCAAACAACATGAACGAAGTCCAAATCGCTCTAGTGGGCtaggaatgactctttctcccttTATGACCTGTTGAATGATTTTTATCACATCAACAAGGGGTTAATCCTAATGGGTAATTAATtaggtggggtgttacaatgaCTTGGTTAATTATTAGTTGCTTTAACGGCTTGTAGGCTAGCTTGTATGTGTATTTGAAAATTACCAAAGAAAAGAACAATAGTACATAAAGAGAGCTGGGAGAGAATCAATAACAAAGAGTAGTTTTCAGCACTTGTATTTAAGTATTGTTAATGTAGATATCACGCGCACGCATTTACTTAATATGGTTGGAGATGGGGGTTTGAGCTTTTGTTAGTGATAGccaatatatgactttctaaaGTTGAATGATGAATGCCATTAATTAATCTAATTAGTTCAAACTCTCAATTATATATGTGCGTGGGCTTTGATTTTCGTTGGTTGTGGAGGAGCCTTGCAGAATTATCCCACTTCACATAAAAggaagtacatatatatatatatataaatataaacacacacatacataacATGCTAGCTCTAGCTAGCTTCTCTCTCCACATTCTCTACTCATCTGGGATCCACATGGAAATTGTCATCATAAGTGTGAATACGTACAGTACTCAAGTACTACGTTTATACATTCTCCATCGTATACGCATTCATGTAAACACTATTACTTTCATATTTGGCATGTGCTTTGAGCAGCTATGGTTTTGTACCTCATCGTTAACAGTattaattatctatatataaatatattagttatgtgtgtttgtgtgcgCGCGAGTGTTTATAATGTGCAGCTCTGATCACCGACGTTATTAATATTCCAGGCACTAGAATTCAAACGCAGATAGATAGACGGAGTCCCTAAatagcatttatttattttataaccaatcaatataatttagcctgaaattaattaatctatTTCAGTTGGTTAACCAATAGGAACAGAATAAGTCCATAAAACATGCAGCGTTTTCAGATAAGCAAGTTCAAAGTACACAAAATTCCTGCATAATCTTTAGTCACCGGCCATGACCATGATCTGGTAGCTTCTGCGAAAAAACCTGATGACCTCTCCAGGGATCGATCCAGTCCTCAGCATTACTGTTTGGCCCTGTGTTGGGTAAGTTGATCAACTGCGTACCATTGATCACGAACGAAAAAGAGAATCAAAGGGCTGAGATTATACTCTAAAATTTCGGGACCCTCCAAGTGGCACCGGGGAGGAGGAGAATCTAAGGGGCTTGGGAGCAAAGCTCACATGGAAGAACGTGTCCAATCAAGAAAAAATGATGGCCACTTCAGCAAAATTCACGGACAGTACGGACCTTCCCATGTGAGGTATTTTATGGCATATTTGCAATCTCCCAACTCCCAGAAATTGCTCATACATATTGTCCTGATCATTAACATACAAAATAGAGGAATATTATAGGTAAGGAATTAGGGAAGTCAACAAGATTGCGCGTACGTAATCGCATGCCTTTGCCTGGTTCAAACTCCGGCGCGGTTCGCGGTTgtagcatgtgtttttttttttccccttcttttaTATTAGGAATTAAAACTACGTAATGATCCCTAATAAGTTTTAATCAcccaaaaaaaatgattttttgctaTATAGAAGGttaaataattcatatattttcttaaacctTGAAGGAAATTGTTATATGATGTATTTTAACATGAAAGCTGATTACTGTATATTTTGAATATGATCAAAGTGCTACCACGAGAAATCTGACtagattttgtaattatataattcCTTTTAGTGATCTCGAACTacaatttaatttgtaagtaCTTGAAGATGATCAGGATGCATGATGTGAtgcttattatttattactaataaGGCATTATTAATTCTTCAACAACATACAAAAATAATGGAAACGGCAATGAGAAACTAATACAATTTTAACTACGTGTACCGTAAGCACAAGATATGTCGTACAACAAACGTTATCTGTGATCGAtattgaagaaagaaagaagggtttttctattttcagcACACCGACAGAGAAGTTTCGTTAAGAACTTGCCGGTGTACCGTCAAAATACATGCAAAAATGAAAGATAATGTCTCAAATGGAATGTAGCTGTCTGTCTAGACCTCTGTCATCCTAAAACGTACCCTGCCTAGCTTCGAAGCTCAACGAGTTGACCATTTGCTTGCTTAAGGGCCGAAATACGCATGGATGTTGGATTTGGACCCACTCAAAACCATAAATCATGGGACTTTGTGGCCCCTAGCTAACATCTTATTGTTTAATCAGGCACTTTCACCCGCTGTACAATTGATTACTGTTATTATTTGTGGGGGGACgagaatatatttattttattaagaaccAGAAAAAAAGAAGCAGGCAAAATAATACAGTATCAACAAAATTAAACCAGATTTAATCTGTTTGATCAGTACCCTATATAACTACGCCACCTCCTGTCAACTTCCTCACAACGGTTCGCTGCTCACTTATCATCTCTCTCTTCTTAATTCATGTGTATTTCACTACCACTAAACAAAAGATTATTGATGGCAATTCCACTCATTCGTTTAAGCCTTTTGGCTCTTCTAGCTACAGCCTCTTCTATATCCTCCCCGCCCGTTCAAGATCCAGAACTAGTAGTGCAAGAAGTGAATAAGTAAGACACTTTGGGTACCTTTGATTAATTGGTAAATACATACTTAGTCAGACTATATATCgtacattaatattaatctttttcttcttctgttgcAGGAACATCAGCACCGCCTCAAGGAGAAAATTAGCCTATCTGTCTTGTGCGACAGGGAATCCCATTGATGATTGCTGGAGGTGCGACCCAAAATGGGAGCAGAACAGGAAACGGCTTGCGGATTGTGCTATTGGATTTGGAAAGCGTGCAATCGGCGGCAAGAACGGCAAAATATATGTGGTCACGGATGCCGGAAATGATGACCCTGTGAACCCCAAGCCAGGCACTCTGAGGCACGCCGTGATCCAAGATCGGCCTCTGTGGATCATTTTCAAGCGTGACATGGTGATCAAGCTGAAGCAAGAGCTGATTATGAATTCGTTCAAGACGATCGATGGCCGTGGCGCAAGCGTGCACATTGCCGGGGGACCATGCATTACTATTCAGTACGTGACCAACATTATCATTCATGGCATCAACGTTCATGACTGCAAGCAAGGTGGGAATGCTTACGTGAGGGACTCTCCAAGCCATTATGGCTGGAGGACTAAGTCGGACGGCGATGGCATCTCGATCTTCGGTGGAAGCCATGTTTGGGTGGATCATTGCTCTCTGTCTAATTGCCGTGATGGTTTAATTGATGCCATTCATGGATCTACAGCCATCACCATCTCCAACAATTACATGATCCACCATGACAAGGTCATGCTCTTGGGTCACAGTGATTCCTATAAACAAGACAAAAATATGCAAGTCACTATAGCCTTCAACCATTTTGGAGAAGGGCTTGTGCAAAGGATGCCAAGGTGaatttcatttcaaagtttAATTGTTCCCAGTTTTTCCCCTATATCCGCTAATTGGATCAataaacactacaaaaaaagtCTGAGCTCCAATACCCACTTCAAGGATTTGGTTTTCATCTGGATTTTGTGGTGGGgcctatttttctttctttcctttcctttcctgaGAAAGTGGGTCCTTGGCTTTGCAGGTGTAGACATGGTTATTTCCATGTGGTTAACAATGACTACTCCCATTGGATAAAGTATGCAATCGGTGGCAGTGCCGCTCCAACTATTAACAGCCAAGGAAACAGATTTCTTGCTCCTAATAGCAGATATAACAAGGAGGTAAGAAATCCCGTACAAAAAACAGTTCTTCAACCCCTGTTGCTCAAATCGAACTACTGTACACTGAAGCTACATGGCCCCCCCCATATACTTAAGAAAATATGTCTCTGAATTTCAGGTTACCAAACACGAGAATGCACCACAGAGCGTGTGGAAGAATTGGAACTGGAGATCCAAAGGAGATTTGCTATTGAATGGGGCTTTCTTCACTCCCTCAGGGGCTGGAGCATCTTCAAGTTACGCCAAGGCATCAAGCTTGAGTGCAAAATCATCTTCGCTCGTGAGTGCAATCACAGCCGGAGCGGGTGCACTCAAGTGCAAGAAGGGCTCGTATTGCTGATGATTATGAGTACGTACTGGCGCCTGTGATTACTTAGAGAGCCCGGCTCCCCATAAATGCGACAAAAATGCTCAGTGAATTCAAGAGTGACAAAATCGTCAgggaaaaaagaacaagaagaattACAGCAAGAAACTTGGGATTTAAAAAGTTATTGTACATTAACTTTTAATTACTGCCTTAAACTTGGGTGTTACAACCGTTAATTAGCTTGTTTCTATGCCCAGAAATGAAATGAGCCTTTATATGTCTaatctctctctcgctctctcactgtcaaatatatagtttattcgTGATTTTCTCGCTCTCTACCTTTCCTCTCAAAATAGCCGCCCCCTAAAATAAACTCAGGTCAGAGCCAGAGGAGGGATGTAACACCGGCCTGCTCCATCACCAAGttgctttttaaaatttttttattttttaagtatgaaaaactcaattaattttcgattgttttttttttttaaattgattgtaggTCTAAATCATATTTTGGCgaatattgaatttttattaatgggcttactattttagtatttttccaTAAATTTTGTTGGGCcggataaaatttttttttatggtttgaaaaacttctttagacaaattgaattattattttattttttattttttttgaagttgaGCCGAGTCCcataaatcaaagaaaaagcCCAAACCTTGTACTCCCTAAAATCCAATCCTATGGGAAACCAACCAACCTTCTGTTATTCTTTTGTTTACCCCCACCATGCACGACTCTAACACTCCCACGCATGCACGTTTATTCCTCTCATCTTTCTCTAGGGTTATCCAATAATGTGATACTTTgtatttacatgtatttttcattaagtaattattatatttcttatGATTATGaactttcttattttaaattttagatgatttacgtgatattattttatgacttttaactgtgaaatttaaattcaatgtgttttattattattaattattgttcattatataaaattatctttattttaaattaatttattgttagattttattattattttatttaagctATTCACTgcgtttaatttattttatttaacttgctgttttgaaatcttttctgtttaatcatttttgtgacccaagatgtgaggattagatctcatttcttttcctcactttttctttttccctttttcttcttctttctctttcttccttcttttttccctGCTTCTCTTCTAGCCCGTGTgacctccctccctctcctttctctccgtCCGTCTCtttcccccagcccgccgccgtgcgccaccgtcTAGCGACACCACCCAgcccacggccttccccaccctccgatGTCCACATCGACCCTAGCCACCACCCCcacgctccctctctctctctcttggccGTGTAGAACCCATTCGGGTTGTGTAATTTCTACGCTGCCCAAGggcgccaccaccaccacagcTTCCCCTCCCGCCGACCATCATCCCCCACCAAGCTCGGCCCCTAACTCGTCACTGTTTGCTCCCACGAAGCTCACCAAGCCCCAGGATTTTATCCCTTTTCCGCCGCTTTCCGCCGTCGcctggccaccgcaccaccaccatcagcTTTCCCTCTCCCCGGCGAGTCTCCCCTAGCCTCCCCACCCCCAATGGTGGCTCCACCTTccctcactctcccacggcctGTTTTACTCAAGTTGGTCGATCTCCACcgtgcgccgccacccacggccaaccaccaccatcattaggttcaccgacatccctaaatCCTTCCCTATTAATCTTGAGCCTTAGTTTGTCCatgttcaaaagtgagtttttaaaACCCACGGCCTAGTGCCTTTTGCACCGTTCCGTTGCTGTGTCACCACCTCTTGCACCTCGGTGATCCTTCGAAAAGTAtgttatagcgctgtaagtatttttccaaataacttttgagatttaaatatatttttggcactaattcatatttattgtgttgtgtcggactgagtccgaggagtaagggggtcggttggattggattatggagttgtttgtgtgattgatttatgatgtgagatttgttgactgttttaggtttaaatattgatgttttgagtttgatattagttatggtggatattgatgattttagaaagtgatgatatattttgggattatgagggttttaagttttgaggaattaaaataggttattttagaagcttaggtttaaatatcgaaatacgtgattgattggaacttacagaaattacatgattatttttataggtgacgacttatagtcgactcaacattttttttaggaaaattctgaaaagctaagtcgtctaggtaagcggggttcctatgctagatttacatcaaaagaaatgaactgaggttggtttgtaaaaaaaaaaatgtgcatgttgttttaaaaagaaaatgtgaaaaacaacctcagtatatgttttgcattcactcacgAGATATGTatagtgatgggaaccaaggtgggcctagtcttaaagatatgttgaaagttccagatgggccaaatacaagttcaagggcttaaacgatgaagattatgctttgattcatttcataagctatggaaagggcaacaacatgacttataggctttggacacttgaaggctaccaagttatttaattaatttcaaggacctattttatttacttagaataattgggtttatgcctatgtaagggcatattgggaaagttattattttattgaactagggttagggttactgtagccgagttactgtagccatactgtagccgcggcactgttcactcaggggtatttttggaagatggggtttttattttatctagggttttaattaggttttgctttaaatactctttgtagcctcattttcagaagtttatgaagtttatgaaatttgatgaatttattcattgtgagttgagttttactcctcttgttcttaattgaacttttgaacttatcaagggtaaatcacaacctttgtggcgttcctcctttgtaatctgggttcttgagacgggtctagattttaatataatctaggtgcttgaaacgagttctcatcgggtctaggttctccatccattgacttgattttggctttcttggggtgttttcaaattgactgtgggttcaaggaatttcattcccgcgggttcatatcatatagacatgaataatatttgacataattatgaaatatacaaaagagcgaatgtgatatcattgaaatttttcatgcatgtgataagaaatgatttggatatgtttttgatcaaatggaaatgatatgaatatgttttgcacgtgttttgatatgatatagatatgataaaactttggcatacttatctgttctgaatctgattctaaatattgttctgatatgatgatacttcttcacgtgatatggttggtaccaacatgatatgatatgatatgatatgatatgagtgtacccactttggaaacaaagtggtcttttacgtgttctttcatgtgtgcacactcgggggctccgagattgaaaaaggggaagtttcaCCAAATGATATTGCCTAGTTTGGCCAtcagggatagcacaaccctaccataggAGTTAAACATGTAcaatatgacatgatatgataatatgaagatgttcagttatgttatgccaaagcgtttttgaatatgaaaatgatatttaaatatgaaCAGTTGGTTTTTGGAATAAGAAAATGGCTTTTGAATACCAAAAAGATCTTTGATTATGAAACGgatatttgaatatgaacatttggtttttgaatatgaaaatggtctttgaatatgaaaatggtatttgaatatgaaaagtgtccttaaatatgaacaattaatttttgagtatgaaaagtttgaaaagtcgctctgattttttttttataacacgtttatgagatctacatataaaaatgaaatattttgtttctgcatactgaactttctaaaagggctcatgtttacatactagtatatgttctctgcttactgagttgttgataactcaccccttatctgatgcaaaccaaggagctggacatgctgatcatacaagtgggaatggagctgaatttgcaaaagaccctttgtcacttcctagtggcccaattacaagacttagagccaaaagattcaaggaagcactaaatgggctaatccaagagaattgggctgattctaaaaagaccaagatgggctcaaataatattcaagacttagtccatgtcatcaaggcaattgaagaggctaattagcacatagaaatatgatgactggtctgaccattaaaggacgtgaatttgttaagtttcaagaatattaaataggtgaatgaacttggtcttgcctgggtacgtgaaatacattgaatttagtcattttgtcattactggctgcctctagaagtccaagaggcctaaaattcgtgggacttgttatgttaatatttgtgttgcttttaaagctgtagttatgacttttcctattcttggagggttgttccaagtatataaaggggttatttcgagttttaatatcagatttgaaatttcagaagcttatttgtctttgtgaggtcttgtgttcctcttggttcttcaaagaactctttgaacttatcaagttaatcttgtggcgttcaagctccaaacttatcaccttgattctgatttcttggtgtggcgttttcaatccttcgtagtcttggtttttcatctagttcggtgactggtcaaggctcaacaaatcttgtcaatacgatcttggggttccaagccatcattgttatcgggtttcatcacaattgttggtggagttcatatcattttggtatcaagagctttggttctaagataagtttgtctatcttttattttcgttcTATTTCCTGTTCTttgctgtaaaaaaaaaaaaaaaaagatattataaaaaaaaaaaaaaaaggtacacgaTTCCAGTAAGAAAACTTCTTCCTTTCAATCTT from Juglans regia cultivar Chandler chromosome 2, Walnut 2.0, whole genome shotgun sequence carries:
- the LOC108987046 gene encoding probable pectate lyase 5 — encoded protein: MAIPLIRLSLLALLATASSISSPPVQDPELVVQEVNKNISTASRRKLAYLSCATGNPIDDCWRCDPKWEQNRKRLADCAIGFGKRAIGGKNGKIYVVTDAGNDDPVNPKPGTLRHAVIQDRPLWIIFKRDMVIKLKQELIMNSFKTIDGRGASVHIAGGPCITIQYVTNIIIHGINVHDCKQGGNAYVRDSPSHYGWRTKSDGDGISIFGGSHVWVDHCSLSNCRDGLIDAIHGSTAITISNNYMIHHDKVMLLGHSDSYKQDKNMQVTIAFNHFGEGLVQRMPRCRHGYFHVVNNDYSHWIKYAIGGSAAPTINSQGNRFLAPNSRYNKEVTKHENAPQSVWKNWNWRSKGDLLLNGAFFTPSGAGASSSYAKASSLSAKSSSLVSAITAGAGALKCKKGSYC